In Electrophorus electricus isolate fEleEle1 chromosome 1, fEleEle1.pri, whole genome shotgun sequence, a single window of DNA contains:
- the LOC113575322 gene encoding transcription factor Sox-8 has translation MTEEHDKSITDPPCSPTGTSSSMSQDESDSDAPSSPAGSDGHGSLNSGLCKKLDDDDDRFPACIRDAVSQVLKGYDWSLVPMPVRGNGTLKTKPHVKRPMNAFMVWAQAARRKLADQYPHLHNAELSKTLGKLWRLLSENEKRPFVEEAERLRVQHKKDHPDYKYQPRRRKSVKPGQSDSDSGAELSHQMYKTEPGMGNLAGLADHHHLDHSGQPHGPPTPPTTPKTDLHHGPKQDLKHEGRRLLDAGRQNIDFSNVDISELSTDVIGNMEAFDVHEFDQYLPVNGHAGAAAPSIPSEPGHGPNPNAYTVSYSHAGAGWSRKGAIASATSSSSPAGAGDVAQQRPHIKTEQLSPSHYSEHSHGSPSHPDYSSYGTQSCAASFPSSQCDYADLQTTNYYSPYSGYTSSLYQYPYFHSSRRAYGGPILNSLSIPPSHSPTANWDSPVYTTLSRP, from the exons ATGACGGAGGAGCACGACAAGTCTATCACAGACCCACCTTGCAGTCCGACAGGTACGTCCAGTTCAATGTCTCAAGACGAGTCGGACTCGGATGCCCCGTCTTCACCGGCCGGATCGGACGGGCATGGATCGCTGAACTCTGGTCTTTGTAAAAAactagatgatgatgatgacaggTTCCCAGCATGTATCAGAGATGCAGTATCGCAAGTACTTAAGGGATACGACTGGTCACTTGTACCGATGCCGGTGAGGGGTAACGGTACGCTCAAAACCAAGCCTCACGTCAAACGGCCAATGAATGCTTTTATGGTGTGGGCACAAGCAGCACGAAGAAAGCTTGCAGATCAGTATCCACATCTGCACAACGCTGAACTCAGCAAAACTCTGGGGAAGCTGTGGCG CTTGTTATCAGAGAATGAAAAGAGACCATTTGTAGAGGAAGCAGAGAGACTGCGGGTCCAGCACAAGAAAGATCACCCCGATTACAAGTACCAGCCAAGACGTCGGAAGAGTGTGAAGCCAGGGCAAAGTGACTCCGACTCTGGGGCTGAGTTGAGCCATCAGATGTACAAAACTGAGCCAGGAATGGGCAACCTGGCTGGGTTAGCTGATCATCACCACCTTGACCATTCAG GTCAGCCACATGGGCCACCTACACCACCAACAACCCCAAAAACCGACCTCCATCATGGACCGAAGCAAGACCTGAAGCACGAAGGTAGGCGACTCCTGGATGCAGGGCGCCAGAACATCGACTTCAGCAACGTGGACATCTCCGAGCTCAGCACGGATGTCATCGGCAACATGGAGGCCTTTGATGTGCATGAGTTTGACCAGTATCTTCCAGTGAACGGGCACGCTGGAGCAGCAGCCCCTTCCATACCCTCGGAGCCTGGCCATGGGCCCAACCCCAACGCTTACACTGTGTCTTACAGCCATGCCGGCGCTGGCTGGAGCCGCAAAGGGGCCATAGCCTctgccacctcctcctcctctcccgcTGGTGCAGGAGACGTGGCCCAGCAAAGGCCTCACATCAAAACGGAACAGCTGAGCCCCAGCCACTACAGTGAGCACTCACATGGGTCACCATCGCACCCCGATTACAGCTCATACGGCACCCAGAGCTGCGCTGCCTCTTTCCCCAGCTCCCAGTGTGACTATGCGGACCTGCAGACCACCAACTACTACAGCCCATATTCTGGCTACACCTCCAGCCTCTACCAGTACCCCTATTTCCACTCCTCACGGAGGGCTTACGGGGGCCCTATCCTCAACAGCCTGTCCATTCCCCCATCTCATAGCCCCACTGCAAACTGGGACTCGCCAGTTTATACCACCCTGTCAAGGCCTTGA